The genomic segment CCTTGGCAGGCTGGCGGGCACACACGAGGATTCCCTTGCTGATGATTTCCGCATGCATGACGTTGAGGTTATCCAACTCAGACACAGGCTACTGGCAAGCAGTTTTCCACCAAGGAACAGTGGTAGCCGACTAAGCCCTCGGCAGGTGTTCACTAATCGCCGAACTAATCCCCACAATCACCGCATTGCCTGCAGATTGTGGCATGGAGACGGCTACCTCGGCCTCGCGGTCTAAGGCAAACCAGGTGCTGGAGGTGGTGCCGTTAGCGAGGGTGGTGTCCTCGAACCAGGGGATGTCGTTGACTTGCTGGAGTTGCGCGCCGGGCGCGTAGCCGGGGGCGGGGGCCACGCCGCAGCGCAACACCACGGGTTCCTGGCCCTCGGCTGTCCATGCAGCAGAGGCGGCGGGCAAACCTGAGGCGGTAACGCTCGCGGCTTCGAGACGAGTGAAATCCCCGAGGGTATTCGGGAGCGCCGAGAGCAAGGCGTCGCAACGGTCTTCAGTGCCCGCAGATTCCAGGGTGGCAAGCGGCGCGGGATGGGGGTTGACGGCAACGGTGCTCAGGTCAGACATGGACCCCCCGAGGTCATCAACAGGGTTGGCGTGACTGCCCAGAGCGGCGCGGGTGGTTGTGACTGCCACGGCAGGGTGGCGGTTCACGGAATACCAGGTTTCCAGGTTGGTGCCCGGGGTGGCGTCTACCACACGAAGCCAGGTACTCCCAGCGGCATCGGTGGTGTGAGAAAGAGTGGTGTACTGCAACGGCAGCGAGACCCCGCAGCGCAGAGTGATGCTTTCCGTCGAGTTGGAGGACCAAGCGGCGGCACCTGCGGGGGCGGGCTCGGCAATGTCGGTGCGGCGGTGGCCCAGCAGCGAACTGGGCAGACGGTCGATCAGGGTTGAGCATTCGGGGGAGGAGGCATCGGGGGAGTCGATCGCGCTCATGGCCACGGGCTGCCGCGCCACCCTGTCGTAGAACACGCGCGCACCAACAAGCACCGCAATGACCATCGTTAACGCCAATATCAGAGCAAGAACAAGCGGAGCACGGTTTAATGGTAAGAACTGGTCGGTACTCACATCAGTGTCCATGGTGCTGGTTCTATCGCCGGTCATATCGTTTAAGCCTACCCATCGCACGAAAGGGCGTTGCTACGTGACTGCGAAGCCGCTGCACTTTCCCAGCCGCTACACCGGCCCTACCGTCGCCGATGTCGGTGAACGCGCGGTCACCCTCGCCATTCAACGTATGGCACCCAGCTCACGCAACGGTGACGACGCCGCAGTGCTTGCCACACCAGCTCCCAACACACGCACTGTCGTCAGCACTGATGTGCTGGTGGAGGGGCGGCATTTTTCCCTGGACTGGTCCTCAGCGGAGGAAGTCGGGCGGAAAGCAATAGTTCAAAACTTCGCTGACATTGAAGCCATGGGCGCGCGCCCCGTCGCCGCGTTGCTCGGCCTGACCATGCCCGGCCACACCCCGCTCAACTTCGTCCAACGCCTTATCGCCGGAATGTGGGATAAAACTCTCCAGCACAATTCCGAACTCGTGGGTGGCGACCTCACGCGGGCGGAAACACTGATTGTGTCCATTACAGCCATCGGAATCCTCGGCGGTTCCAGTCCAGCACTCACCCTTGACCGTGCGCGTGCTGGTCAGCGCCTCGTGGCCAGCGGCCCTATCGGCTACTCCGCCGCCGGGCTCGCCCTCCTTCGCCACCACGGGCGCACCGGCATCCCCGCAGGTTTCGCTCCGCTTATCGACGCCCACTGTGCCCCCACCCTCATCCCGGGGCGAGGTGTCATCGCCAGGGCAACCGGTGCCACAGCCATGACCGACAACTCCGACGGCCTGATCGTGGACCTCACCACCATGGCGCGCCGCTCCAACGTGCGAATAGACCTTGACAGCGCCGCCATCACTCCCGACAGCCTCCTCCGCAAAGCAGGCGACCACTTAGGCATTGACCCCTGGTCATGGGTTCTCACCGGTGGGGAAGACCACACCCTTCTAGCCACCACCACCAGCGATGCCCCCTCGGGATTCCGCACCATCGGACGGGTCCATCGCACCCACGCCGCCGCACACGTGACCATGGACGGCTACCACCCCACATACACAGCGGGTTGGGAGAGCTTTTAGCCCAGCAGCACGCTAGTTTAGTAACAGAACTTTGTTGGCAAAAAGGAGCATAATCATGAACTCACGCCC from the Corynebacterium durum genome contains:
- a CDS encoding thiamine-phosphate kinase, yielding MVLVLSPVISFKPTHRTKGRCYVTAKPLHFPSRYTGPTVADVGERAVTLAIQRMAPSSRNGDDAAVLATPAPNTRTVVSTDVLVEGRHFSLDWSSAEEVGRKAIVQNFADIEAMGARPVAALLGLTMPGHTPLNFVQRLIAGMWDKTLQHNSELVGGDLTRAETLIVSITAIGILGGSSPALTLDRARAGQRLVASGPIGYSAAGLALLRHHGRTGIPAGFAPLIDAHCAPTLIPGRGVIARATGATAMTDNSDGLIVDLTTMARRSNVRIDLDSAAITPDSLLRKAGDHLGIDPWSWVLTGGEDHTLLATTTSDAPSGFRTIGRVHRTHAAAHVTMDGYHPTYTAGWESF
- a CDS encoding DUF3515 domain-containing protein yields the protein MDTDVSTDQFLPLNRAPLVLALILALTMVIAVLVGARVFYDRVARQPVAMSAIDSPDASSPECSTLIDRLPSSLLGHRRTDIAEPAPAGAAAWSSNSTESITLRCGVSLPLQYTTLSHTTDAAGSTWLRVVDATPGTNLETWYSVNRHPAVAVTTTRAALGSHANPVDDLGGSMSDLSTVAVNPHPAPLATLESAGTEDRCDALLSALPNTLGDFTRLEAASVTASGLPAASAAWTAEGQEPVVLRCGVAPAPGYAPGAQLQQVNDIPWFEDTTLANGTTSSTWFALDREAEVAVSMPQSAGNAVIVGISSAISEHLPRA